tatttctacctttaaaaaaaatcatgtaggGTATACATATCCTTATCACACATGaacttttttaaaacttttttattattattctttgagttttttaatttaattttttttcttttattctttagTGTAAAAGTATgagaaataaaatgaaaaaagtgtgaatggaaaaagagaaaacataaaaaatggctatattttaatttattttttgtatctgTAAAAAGAAATGGGGCATATATGATAAATCTTATAAGAAAGTtagtgaaaaataaatttgaccatcaaaaaaataaatttaaattagccGTTGAATTAAAGAAGCAAAAAAAATGTTTATAGAAGgatcaaatatttaaaataaatttttaaataatttaaaattaattaattatacttTTTTTGAAGAGAAAGGTATATGTGAGCCATTTTATATAACagtatggatatatatatataagtcatTTTTATAACGAATGGTAGTATATTAGACCATTTTTCCTTCAAAAAGTATGTAAGGACAATAATAAAAGGCACTTTTCACTTTTACTGGTTTGATTATTCTCAAATTAGAAGAtgtaaaatagttttaaaaactaattaaatgaaggataaacatgaaaaaaaatctcaataattctcttaaactttgaacaattcacatattttttattataaaaaaattcttaacaattcatttatatttttggaaACAAAAAATTGCACATTTAATCATTCGACAAGATTGATTTTTTATTTCTGtctttcaaataaaatatcataattttttttcaacaaatattatatttgaacccatagtaaaaaaaaaaaaaaagaataagtcAATCAATCAAGTTAAAAATCCAGAAACTGTTTGTGGACTTAGTCATTTATTAAATGacctaataaaataaaaattaatattttatatttgtatttagaAGTTAAATCCTATTAGGTACATAAATACATGTCATTATATATCAGTGTgtaacttcttcttcttttatattGTTCTTTTAAGCAAAAACAACCATGATACATcctcatcaataaaatatcaaaatttatcaaaaaaaaaaacaaaaaaacatgaTACATCCAAACCATTGAGAGGTGAGCGGGTAAGTAAACAATTGTGGTGTGTGAGAACGAAAGGGAAAGAGCAGATCAAGAAATAATACACAAAAGGTCAAATTTCATCAActgatcataaaaaaaaatacggtCATCGACAATGCAATTCAACGATCATGAAATTATACTGCTTCCGGAGGTCGAATAGATTGATTTGAGAACTTAATCTGGAACAGCTTTCTTAATTAATTCAATGGGGATTCTTTCTAGACATAATCCTCGACCGTCTTTTCTCCCTCGTTACGTTATCTTCTTTGCTTTTCTCTTCCTTGCTCTTCTCCTCTTCTTCGAGGTCCGAATCCTTTTATCTCTATAATATGTTTGCTTGTTTTCTATTGCGTACGTTTCTTTGTTAGATATTCTTAGTTTGTAATATCGAAGTGAATAGTAATTTAAAAGACAATTGTTTTGAAGAGATTctaattttttgatatttttgtatCTCATGTTAGCCTGCTCCAATCTGTTACGAAACTTTCTTTATTAGGTTGGCTATATTCTTCACATGACAGTATCAAATATATTCTCTTTTAGATAACTATAATAATAACATTGCTTATTGTGACCCCAAAGATCATTAATTTGTATCTCTTAGAGTTGAACCCTCAATCAGAAATAATATCGAGTAATCTTATAGCTCAATTGATTGACTACTGAACTTTCACTTTATTGGTGAGTTCAATTCCCAAGCTTGTAATCCCCTTCCCCATTTTCCGTTTCTCTACGCCCAATTTGTTTTTATCAGATCAGACAGGAATTCACAATACTCACTTTTAGGTGACTGTAATGACATGAATATCCCTATCTTTTTCTGTTTCTTTCTTTCTGAAGTTCCTAacattctcttctttttttttgttttctggATGTTAGGTGGACAACTTAGTTTCTCAGACAAAAACAATTGTTGGTCACAACTTAGAGCCAACGCCGTGGCATGTATTTCCTGCTAAATCCTTCGATGAAGAATCCACTTATTCGAAGGCTTCCACGATCATACAATGCTCTTATCTTACCTGTAGTAGCACCAGTCATGTCACTAATATTCCTCGAAACACCAAACCTCAATCTGAATCCAAAAATTGCCCAGATTTCTTCAGGAGTATACGTTACGACCTCGAGCCATGGGCAAAGTCTAGGATTTCTATAAACCATGTAATGGAGGCTCAGAAGAATGCAGCTTTTCGAATTGTAATTGTTGGTGGAAAATTATTCGTAGATTTTTACTATGCTTGTGTGCAGAGTAGGGCTATGTTCACAATTTGGGGAATATTGCAGCTACTCAGGAAATATCCTGGAAAAGTACCAGATGTTGATTTAATGTTTGATTGCATGGATAAGCCTATATTAAATCGAACGGAATACTCTTCAATGCCTTTGCCTCTGTTTCGGTACTGTACAACACCGAACCATTTCGATATACCTTTTCCAGATTGGTCTTTCTGGGGCTGGTAAGTACATGAACATTCCTTCAATTTATCCAAATGCAAACTAcagtttgttttctttttgctATTCCTCGAGATTCAAATTATGCGAACTTGAATTTCAACTTATAATACTTttcgtatagtttttgaatatttatattgAGCTAATCCAATTTAATTTTGAAGATTAATCAAATTGACTCTCAATAAGCAAAGAATATCACATAAGGATAGGAGTATATAATGTAACAACTTAATAAGAAGGTATGTGGTTGGATGGTTGAGTTTGTTAATCTGTATATGGCATGTTAGTACTGTTTTTATAGAGATTTACTTACAATTACCGTTTAAGTGATGTAATTGCGGAAAAATGTTTGCATTGTCATAGAACTTCAAATCCATCTAACAGTATAGCTTCTATACACTTAATTTGCAGTAGAACTATAAGCCGTAAATCATAATAAGTGTAATTAGTTACCTCGTAAATAAGACATATATATCTTATTGCATAGGATTCGGGTGTCATTCTTTGGCTGATCATGcacattttttttcattgtCTGTTTCGTCTTTGCTGATTTATATTTTCAGGTCTGAAATAAACATAAGACCGTGGAATGAAGAATTTAAAAGCATCAAAGAAGGTTCAAACTCCCAAAGTTGGGCAAGCAAGATACCACTAGCATACTGGAAAGGAAACCCAGATGTAGTTTCTCCTATTCGCTTAGAGTTGCTTAATTGCAACGACACTCAAATATGGAGAGCACAAATTATGCGGCAGGTTCATGACTTACACATTTGAATGAGAAACTCCTTTCTTTAGTTTCTGAATATAACTAATTGTGTTTTTAATTTtgttacttctttctttttggtAATTTGAGTCCCTTTATCTATTGATTATGGATATAGAATTGGACAGAAGAAGCACAAGCCGGATTTGAGAGGTCCAAACTATCAAAGCAATGTAATCATAGGTGAGCTTTGCAACACTCTTGAGTTGCCATTTCGGATTTTGGATCTTTGGTTGACATTATATTCTTGACATTTTAGGCAGCAATTAagaatttcattttaaaaaaattaagattttgTCGATACATAAAACTTAAACTCTTTTGGGTCATTCAAAAAGCCTTGCTCAATGTTGACAGTTTCTAGGATCAACCTCTATAATTGCTTGTCTTCTTTGCTGATTCATTTCTGTTTAGTTTCCATGctgaattaatttattaatgccTTTATTTCTATCGCTACTCTAGTGATGAGTCATCTTATCGACTTTCATGTACGCCAAAAGGATTGTAC
This Solanum dulcamara chromosome 8, daSolDulc1.2, whole genome shotgun sequence DNA region includes the following protein-coding sequences:
- the LOC129899161 gene encoding uncharacterized protein LOC129899161 yields the protein MGILSRHNPRPSFLPRYVIFFAFLFLALLLFFEVDNLVSQTKTIVGHNLEPTPWHVFPAKSFDEESTYSKASTIIQCSYLTCSSTSHVTNIPRNTKPQSESKNCPDFFRSIRYDLEPWAKSRISINHVMEAQKNAAFRIVIVGGKLFVDFYYACVQSRAMFTIWGILQLLRKYPGKVPDVDLMFDCMDKPILNRTEYSSMPLPLFRYCTTPNHFDIPFPDWSFWGWSEINIRPWNEEFKSIKEGSNSQSWASKIPLAYWKGNPDVVSPIRLELLNCNDTQIWRAQIMRQNWTEEAQAGFERSKLSKQCNHRYKIYAEGYAWSVSLKYILACGSLPLIITPQYQDFFSRGLIPKKNYWPLPPFDLCSSIKAAVDWGNANPLEAEAIGKAAQDFMESLSMDRIYDYMYHLISEYAKLQDFVPVPPSSALELCTDSVLCFADDQQKQFLKRSLVFPSNESPCSLSR